TGCGCAGGAAGCTTCTTGCATAACAACGTGATCAACACGCACACCAGCACCACGAAAATGCACGGCCAGAATCTACCAAAAACCCATCAAGTCCTTGATGGGGTCCTAAAGGAGGTCGGCGAAAAACTTGATGCTGCTGGAATGAAAAGGGGGTTGGGTCATGGAAAATGCGCCGAGGTTTCTCTAATCAGCGACCGCTTGCATCAGCTGGACCCAACAGGATCGTCGATCCGTACAATTGATGACGCAAGAAAGGCACTCGAAGGGGGGTGTGATACATACACGGCAAATCGGAATCATCTACGATCGCTTCACTGGCGAGCTCGAACGGTCGCATGGCGACTTCCTTGCCCCGTGTTACACATGCAGGCATGTACTGCCCCAGTTCGGCATTCACGTACACTCGTAATTACTCTGCTCACGGAACGGAACGGAAGATGAGCTCCGAAGATTTGACTCCTGGAGTACGCGACTGGCTAACCGCGAACGGCTGGTCGCCGGGTCGCGATATCGGAGAGCAGGCCGAAGAACTCATTCAAGTCCGGGCAGAGGATGCACGGCGGCAAGGAGTTTCCCTGAATCCGGTACCCGCCGCAGTGCACCTCGTCCACACATATGGCTTGCTGCGTCTCACCCACCCCAGAGTGCCGGACATGGCCTGGGTAATGAAACCGACGATCGGGTACGACGGCGACGCGGCGGCCATCAAGGAACTGGCATCCGGACTCGGAAAGGAACTCTTTCCTATCGGCTACGAATCTTCGGAGTATGGAATTCTTCTGGCTGACGAGGAAGGGCGCCTATTTCACCTCCACCATACTGGAGGTTATTATTTGGGCGAGAACGCATCAGACGCTTTCTCCAGGTTTCTGAGCGGCGTATCCGACCCAGATGCGGAGGATTTCTTTGTCTGAGCAGTTCCCCGCCGTAGCCTCCTCCCTACTGATCAGCGGCCGGGTAGTCAGTCACACCAGCTTGATCGGCGAAGGCACCGCAGAACTCCATCCGGCCATCAGGGCGTTCGTGAACTCACTTCCGGCGAACGTACGCAAATCCTTCACTGGCAGCTGCGCCGAAACAGCCCTCGTGTCCGACCAACTATGGGCCCTCGACTCCGCGCGAAACGACGGCCGCACGACAACCCTCGGCGAAGCGACACCCCACTTCACGGAGTCCGCCATCGTCTCCAAGATGATTCGCGGTCACGGACACCCCGATCACGGCAAGGTCACCGCGCCGTGCAGCGTCTGCCAACTCCTTCTTCAGGAGCTGGGAGTGCGTGTGATTTCCTGAAGCCGCGACATCGGGTCCCGACAATAACCATGCTTCAGTTCCTGTCAGGAGGACATCTTTGATCGCTACCACACCCATTGCGCGATGGCCCTTGGGCGAGTTCGAGTAGTAACAGGGGTGCTACCCCTGGCCGACGCTCACGCTCACGAAGTCCTGACCATCCCGCCCAGCGGTAAGTTCATGCCGAAGGGAACACCGTGATCGCCACCACTCCCGTAGCTGGATGGACGTGGGGGCGCGACGACCAGGTCGGGGACAAAATCGTCGCATGCCTCCATGAACTGCTGACCGCCTACGCCGTTCTGGCGAGGCATCGATTCGCGGTCGGTCCCCCGAGCATGTCCGTGTCCGTCCACGAGGCCGGAAAGTCGAACAGCGACCTGTTCCAGGGGGATCTCAAGCCCGATGCGACGTCGCCTTCGTCGGACATCGCGCAGCGACTGGCCGGCCAGGTCGAGGCCGCACTGCGCCCCGGGAACATCGGAAGTGTGTCCGCCCACGTCAAGAGCGGCGGCCTGATCATCAGCGGGGACAATCACGTCCGTGAGGAGGGACTGTTTTTGCTCGGAGCCTCAGCGCTTCTCGACTACGTCAGCACCAGTCTGGTGACATTCTCCGACGCCTGGATGCAGTACGACCTCAAAGGCCGCGCTCAGCCCGCCGTGCATGCCGCGAACGCCCCAGGACTGGCAGCCGCCCTTCGTGATCTCTCGGAAGCGCTCGACTCTGAGACCGACCCGGATGACCCGACCTACTTCGGCAAGCCGACCGAGACCGGCATCGAGAACCGCTTCGACCGCGACGGCACCGCATCCGATGTATGGGGCAGCTTTGAGATCCTCTACCGTTACAACAAGTTCACGCACGCGCCCGGATTCGGCCGTATCGGCTATGCGCGGTCCGCGGACGGCGAGGTCCAGTACGTCCCCGTGCGCGGCGAGCACGGGCTGCTCGGCTACCTCTGGGCCTCCGATGCGGAGAACGCCGCAAGTTTCGAGCCCCGGGATATCGGGGACGAGGAGAGCTACGCGGCCGGACTTCTATGGCTGGACCGCCTACGTTCCACGCACGACCGCGGACTGTCCCCCTCCCAAGCCCTCGCCGAACTTGCGAACTTGACGGACGACAACAGACCAAAAACACTCAGCCTGCCGATGCTGCGCGAGCTCGCGAGCGGAGACTGAACAGCGCACTCCCGGCCTCCGCGCCAAGGAGAGTGCAACCGCTCCAGCAGATCGACGCCGACGGTCCCCGTGCGACCAAGGCGGAGGGCGCTGTCAAGATTGACGACCCTTCCGCCGACCACCGTCGCCGTGCCCGCCCAGGTGATCCATTCTGCGTCGCCCTCAGCAGGCGAGACAGGAGGGTTCCGGCCGAACGGGGCACAGCGGGGCCCGGAGGTGTACCAGGACATGTGGGGCACGCCTCCTGGGCCGGCAGGGAGGTTCAGGCCTGCGACTGGGGTGAGTTGCTCGCGTCACAGGCTGAAGCAGCGAGCCGGGCTCCCCGGCTCCGAGCGATCCTGTGCACATCGCGCAAGGCCTCGGCCATGCGGGCCACGACGTAGCGGAGCTGCGCCGAAGTGACCTGGCGGTCGTCGAGCATGTCGGCGGCGTGGTCGAGCAGTTCGACAGCCATGCCGAGCTGCACGCTCTCGATGTTGTCGGCCACGCGTGAGATGTATCCGGTCCCGTCACCGATGACGTAGCAGGGCTTGCCCTCCGGGCTGGACCACGGAAGCAGTCGTGCTGAAGCGCCGGGGGTCTGAGAGATCACGCGGGTACCTCGATGCCGTGGATCAGACGTGGCCCGACGTCGATGCCGTGCACGGCAAGCCACAACGTCCTCCGCCGCACCCGTCGGAGACGGACCTCCTCGCGCCGTTCGTGAGCGACGAGGTACGGGCGTACGAGAGGGCTGTCCTCGCCACGCAGCACGGGCGCGGGGCGCCGGTCGGGCGTGAGACATACGGCTACGGGAGGCACGGCGGGGTGCGACTCAATTGGTCGGTGACACCCCTGGGCGGGCCACAGAAGCCGCAGCAGCGGCTCGAAGATACGGGCAATACAGTGCAGCACGTCGTCAACTCCGTTGAGGTTGAAGGCCATGCCCCTGGGCCGTGTACAGCGGTCGCGGGGGTCTTGCGGTCGCGGCCGGCCTCCAAGGACCGGTCCCATCGCGGCGACAGCGGTCGACTCTTGGACATCCACCGCTGTGTAGCGATCCGCTCACAGAGTGAGACGTGGCGGGCTAGGCTCGCCAGGGGGTTGCAGGTGACAGAGCCGTTGTCGCACGGGAGTTGACCATGAGTAATACCTATGGCGATTGGTTGAAGGCCCAGCGCGAGGCAGCAGGCCTGACACAGCAGGAGCTGGCCGACACGGCGATCATGACGCGGTCGCACATCTCGCACATCGAGGCGGGGCGCCGCATCCCGTCCCAGGAGGACGCACGGCGCCTGGACAAGGCCCTGAACACGGGGGACGTGCTGAGCAGCTTCCTGCCGGACAAGGATGACGGCACAATTGCCGATTACTTCGAACCCGCACGCCAACTCGAACAACAGGCGACCATGATCAGGGAGTTCGGCCTGAACTTCGTGCCAGGCATCCTTCAGACGGAGGGATACGCTCGTGCGGTTCTCGGCACCACTTTCCCCCCTCGGAGTGACGAGGAACGTGACAGGCACGTTGTCGCACGCCTTGAGCGCGCAAAGATCTTGAACGACCCGGTGGCGCCCGTAGTGTGGGTGCTACTGGACGAGATGGTGCTACGACGCCCGGTCGGCGGACCGGAGATCATGGCCGAACAGGTCCTGCACATCGTCCGTTTGGTCGAGAGCAAGAGGGTGCGCGCTCACATCCTGCCGCTTGGCCTGGGCGCCCATCCGCTGATGCAGAGCATGCTGACGTTGATGTGGTTCGAGGACCAGCCTCCTGCCGCTTACAGCGAAGGTATGTCCATCGGCAAGGTCCACGACTCCCCGGCTGTGGTCCAGCGGCTGCAGGGCGTCTACGATCTCGCCCTGGGCGACGCGCTCCCGCTCAAGGAGTCCATCGCCTTGATGAGGGCGACTGCAAAGGAATACGGGCACCATGACTGAGCACACCATCGCGGACACTTCCACCCTGAGCGGCTGGCGCAAGTCGTCTCACAGCGGGAACGAATCAGGCAGCTGCGTCGAAGTGCTGGACGACTACCCCTCAGGCGTCCCCGTCCGCGACTCCAAGACCCCGCACGGCCCCGCCCTGGTCATCCCGGCACCTGGCTGGTCCTCGTTCATCGCAGCGGTCAAGCGCGGCGAGCTGCCGGCCTGAGACGTCCGGAACCAGGCCCCATGAGCACCGTGCCCCAGGAGCCCAGCCCCCGCAGGACCTAGGCTGGCGTCCGGACGCGGACACGGGGAGCGGGACAGTGCGAATAGAGCGACACCAGGTGGGGCAGGCCGCGGTTTCAGCGGCTCTCGACGACTTCGCTGACAGGATCGGCTCACAGGTCAACTCCATGTCGAAGGCGGACCGGATGTCCGCCCACGACTGGTGGCTGATCTCGGAGGAGTTCCTCGATCACCTGGGCGCGCTCTCCGTCGGGACTCCCGACCTCGGCACCCCGGAGGCCAAGGCCGTCCTGGACAACGCTGCCGAGGCCGCTGCCGGTGCCGTGGCGTACGCCGCGTACTACCCGCACAACGACTTCAACGTCTTCCTCGACTACGTGAACTTCGGGATGAGCTACGAGTCCGGAAGCGAAGGCGGCCCCGAGTCCATCAGCGCCTGCTGGTGGCTCGACGCCTTCTGTCTGGCGGTCCTTTCCGGCAAGGCCGAATGGCACGGCGAAGCATTCCACTTCGCCCGCAAGCCACCCCAGAAGGACGCTGCCGGGCGTCCGGCCGTCGAGCTCATCAACGGCCTGATGGCGTACGTCATCGGGGACACGGGAGACGATGACGCGAGCTACCCGCCGTCCAACGAGGAGAAGCTCGCCGCGCTCGACGCCGCGCTCGCCCGGATCCATGCCCTGGACGACGAGATCGACGAGGGCCTCTTCGATCACCCGCAGAGCACCGCCCTCTTCGCTCTGCGCGCCTTGCACATCGGTGACCAGGAGGTCTTCCGCGACGAACTGGTCAAGCTGCTGCTCCCTCACAGCGCCATCCCCGGCCCCGGGGCCCAGCCCCGCTCCCTGCTTCCCCTTCTCCCGCTCGCCCTGACGGCTCTCGCCTATCGCCGCGAGGGCTGGCAGCCGCCCGTCGACACCGGCTACCTCCCGCGCGCGCTGGTCACCGGATTCGAGACCGCGGGACCGCGGGTCGACGGGTACGGCCTCAACAGGCGCCCGGACGCGGTCGTCGAACTGGCCGCCGGGCCCGTGATGTTCGAGCGGCCCGAAAGCCCTCGGCCCTTCTCCCCGGAGAGCGAGGCCCTGTTCGAGCAGCACATCAGGGAGGCCTTCACGCCGGTGGGCACGGAGCCGCTCTCCACCCGGCGATTGTCGAGTGCCGTGAGCAACCTGGTCATTCTCTTCAAGGCGCGCGCCTCGCTGTCCGCCGACGCCACGGATCTGCAGATCGAAAACCTTCACCTTGCTGCCCAGTTGGGTGCCGCGCTCTTCCGTACCACCCTCGCTGAACCCGGCACGGATGTCGACGTGACGATCAACGGCAGCACGCTCACCTACCCCGCCTACCACGGTGATTACGCCGGGCCCGGCCACTGGCACACCGCTACGGACCTCGCCCTGATCGCCGGAAGCCGCACGGACCTCGCCGCGCTCGTCCTCAGCGGCTCCGCCATTCTCAAGCAGGACGGCTCCGCCTTCGCCTCGTACCGCCAGGCCCTCCACGACTATCTGCGGTGCGTGGACCCCGAGCCCGCCACGGACCGGGCCCTGATCGACTGCGAGAAGGCCAAGAGCTGGGGCTTCTTTCCCCCGCCGGCAGTCCTCCTCTCGCAGCTGGTCGAAGGCGACGAGGAGAGCTTCAACCTCGCGCTTCTGGACACCCTCGAAGCCCACCGCGACCACTACCGAGTCGCCGACCGCGCCGACGATCCCGACGCCGCGATCAGCCTCGACATCCTGGCTCTGACCTGCCACGCCCGCCGCCGGGGCTGGAACATCCGAGTCATGTCCCCCTACCTGCCGCCCCGTCTCCTTCAAGCGGCCGAACCTCTCTAGCTCCTGCCGTCAACGATCTTCGACGTCAGATCGTGGTGGGGTGACACGGCACGGATTCACGCCGGTGCACGGAGAAGCACCGCGGCCCCCGTCGCGGGCTTCGAGCGCCCCCGTTTCCGCCTGTCTGCGCAGGTCGCAGCCGTGCCAGGCTGCTGATGATCAGGGCGCGGAGCCCTGATCATCGTCAGGAAAAGGGGCTTCTGTCATGAACCGCATCACCGCGTTCGCCGTCACCTCGATCGCCTTGGCCCTGGGGCTGGGCGCCGGGCCCGCCGCGGCCGGGGCCGCAGAGAACGCCGTCGTCGAGAAGGCCACCGTAGAAGGCGCCCGGGCTTCCTACAGTTGTAGTCCCGGGTACTTCTGTATCTACAGCGACTGGAACGGAGGGGGCACCCGCTGCCAGTGGTCGGACAAGAAGCGGGCGAACACCGCCGACGACTGTTCGTTCATCCAGCGGGGCCAGAACGTCCGCTCCGTGTGGAACGCGACCGGGCATCGCGTGCAGTACTACACCCAGACCAACTACAACGCCCGGGTCGGATCCACCCCTGCCGGAAGCGGCGGCAACCTCCAGGGGAGCTACCAGATCCGCTCCTTCAAGCCCCAGTAGGGAACGGAGTCGGCGCGAGTGCCCTTCCCGGCCCCCGGCGGGGAAGGGCACTCGCGTGGGCGTGCTGAGCATCACCCTGGACAGCTTCGGTGACTGCCGGGTAACTTTTGACCAGGACTGAGCAAGCGCTTAGCCAGTCCGGTCGAAAGCTCACCCGAAAACCCCCGAAGCTGACCAAGGAGGCATCCCGTGCGCCGTACGGTATTCAACGAGGACCACGAGGCGTTCCGGGAGACCATCCGCGCCTTCATCGAGGCCGAGGTCGTCCCCGTGTACGACGAGTGGTTCGCCGCCGGCCAGGTGCCGCGCGAGTTCTACCACAAGCTCGGGGAGCTGGGTATCTTCGGCATCGAGGTGGACGAGGAGTACGGCGGCGCGGGCATCGACTCGCACAAGTACGAGGCCGTCATCTACGAGGAGACCGCCCGCGCCGGCGTCTCCTTCGGCGGCTCGGGTGTCCACACCCTGCTCGGCCTGCCGTACGTCAAGATGCTCGCCACCGACGAGCAGAAGAAGCGCTGGCTGCCGAAGTTCGCCACCGGCGAGGAGATGTGGGCCCTCGCGATGACCGAGCCGGGCACCGGCTCCGACGTCGCGGGCATGAAGACCACCGCCAAGCTCTCCGAGGACGGCACGCACTACGTCCTCAACGGCGCCAAGACCTTCATCACCGGTGGTGTGCACGCCGACCGCGTGATCGTGTGCGCCCGTACGTCCGCTCCCCGCGAGGACGACCGCCGCTTCGGCATATCGCTCTTCGCCGTCGACACCAAGTCCGCGGGCTACTCGGTCGGCCGCAAGCTCGACAAGCTCGGCCTGAAGACCTCCGACACCGCCGAGCTGGCGTTCGTCGACGTCAAGGTCCCGGCCGAGGACCTGCTCGGCGAGGAGAACAAGGGCTTCGGCTACCTCGGCACCAACCTGGCCTCCGAGCGCTGGGGCATCGCCTTCGGCGCGTACGCACAGGCCGCCGCCGCCGTCCGGTTCGCCAAGAGCTACGTGCAGGACCGCACGGTCTTCGGCAAGACCGTCGCCTCGTTCCAGAACACCAAGTTCGAGCTCGCCGCCTGCCAGGCCGAGGTGGACGCGGCCCAGGCCGTCGCCGACCGCGCGCTTGAGGCCCTCGACGCCGGTGAGCTGACCGCCGCCGAGGCAGCCTCCGCGAAGCTGTTCTGCACCGAGGTCGCGCACCGCGTCATCGACCGCTGCCTCCAGCTGCACGGTGGCTACGGCTTCATGAACGAGTACCCGATCGCCCGCCTGTACGCGGACAACCGCGTCAACCGCATCTACGGCGGCACCAGCGAGGTCATGAAGTCGATCATCGCCAAGTCCATGGGTCTGTGAGAGCGGCTACGTTCCTTCCATGAGCTCAGCACTTGATTCCCTGCTCGATCTGCTCGACCTGGAGCAGATCGAGCAGGACATCTTCCGGGGTACGAGCCGTTCGGCGATCGTCCCCCGCGTCTTCGGCGGCCAGGTCGCGGCCCAGGCCCTGGTCGCCGCGGGCCGTACCGTCCCCGCCGATCGCACCGCCCACTCCCTGCACTCGTACTTCCTGCGGATGGGCGACCCGGGCGCACCGATCGTCTACACCGTCGACCGCATCCGCGACGGCCGCTCCTTCACCACCCGCCGGGTCGTCGCCGTCCAGCACGGCCAGCCGATCTTCCATCTCTCGGCGTCCTTCCAGACGTACGAGGAGGGACTGGAGCACCAGGCGGAGATGCCGACCGCCCCGGACCCGGAGACGCTGCCCACGGCCGCGCAGATGCTGCCCCGGTACGCGGACCGCTTCAGCGATCCGGGTGTCGTGGACCGGCTGATCGAGGCGCGGGAGGCGGTCGACCTGCGGTACGTGGACGCCCCGCCCTTCGGCACGGTCGGCGAACCGCGCGAGCCCCGCTCCCAGGTGTGGTTCCGCACCAACGGCAAGCTCGCCGACGACCCGCTGCTGCATGTCTGCATGGCGACGTACGTCTCCGACATGACGCTGCTCGACTCGGTGCTCCTCGCCCATGGGCGCGGGGGCTGGGCGGTCGGCGACGTGGTCGGCGCGAGCCTGGACCACGCGATGTGGTTCCACCGTCCCTTCCGGGCCGACGAATGGCTGCTGTACGACCAGGAGTCGCCGTCCGCGTCCGGCGGGCGCGGGCTCGGCCAGGCCCGTATCTACACCCAGGACGGCGGGCTGGCGATCACCGTCATCCAGGAGGGCGTGGTCCGCGTCCCCCGGGACTGACCGGGCCACGGTCCGCCGATTCGGACATACTCCCCACCATGAGCGACACCATGAACGATGCGGAAACCGGTGGTGGGGAGTCCACGTTCACGGTCGTCGTCGCGGCGGCCGCCAATCTCGGCATCGCCGTGGCGAAGGCCGTCGCCGGAATCGTCAGCGGATCGAGCGCGATGCTCTCCGAGGCGGCGCACTCGGTCGCCGACACGGTCACCGAGCTGATGCTGCTCACCGCCCTGAAACGCAGCGAGAAGCCCGCCGACGAGGAACACCCGCTGGGCTACGGCCCCGAGCGTTACATCTGGGCGATGCTCGCCTCGGTCGCCACGTTCGTCGGCGGCGCGGTGTTCGCCGTCTACGACGGCATCCACACCCTCGTCCGGGGCGAGGAACTCGGCGACCCGCTGGTCTCGTACCTCGTGCTGGCCGCCGCCTTCCTCCTGGAGGGCTACTCCCTGCGCACGGGTCTGCGCCAGGTCCGCGGCGAGGCCGCCCGTCTGGGCGCACCCGCCGCCCACTATCTGCGCCACACCCCCGACACCGCGGTCAAGGCCGTGGTGATGGAGGACTCGGCGGCGCTGGTGGGGCTGCTGCTCGCCGCGGGCGGCCTGCTCGGCGGTCAGCTCTCCGGCTCGGGCATGTGGGACGGCATCGCATCGATCCTGATCGGCGCCCTGCTGGTGTACGTCGCCTGGGTGCTGGGCCGCTCCAACGCCCAGTTGCTGATCGGCCGCCCGCTGCCGAAGGAGATGCGGGCCGGGGTCCGCGAGGAACTTCTCTCCGTACCGCACATCATCGAGGTCCTGGAGCTGACCACCCTGATCCAGGGACCGACGGAAGTCCTCGTCGCCGCGAAGATCGACTTCCGGGACGCGTCGACCGCGGAGCAGATCGAGTGGGCGTGCGAGGAGGCGGAGGAGCAGTTGCAGGAGCGGTATCCGGCGATCCGGCGAGTGTATCTGGATCCGACGCCGGGGCTGGGTCAGCAGCGCCGGGCAGCCGGTTCGCGCCCGCCCGGCGGATGAGGATGAGGATGAGCCTGCGGATGGGGATGGGGATGGGGGCGGGCCCCGGGCCTCAGATCAGCCCCGCCGCGTCCAGCAGGTAGTCCGTCAGCGGGTCGTAGAACCGCGGGTCCAGCACATGGTCGTCCAGCGGCACGGCCACCTGGAGCGTCCCCTCCGCCTCGCCGAGGAACAGCGCCGGGTCGTTGCAGTCCGCGTACCCCACCGCGTCCAGCCCGCGCTGCGCCGCGCACCCCGCCCACCCGTGGTCGGCGACCACCAGGTCCGGCAGCGGCCGCTCCTCCCGCTCCAGACCGTCCAGGATCGCGGCCATCGGGGCGGGCGAGTGCGTGTGCCAGAGCGTCGCGCCGCGCTCCTGCACCGCGACGTCCGCGAACTGGAACACCATGCCCTCGTCGGCCACCAGCCCCGACGGAATCCGTACGATCTCGCATCCGGCGGCCCGCAGCGCGGCCGCGGTCTGCCGGTGCACATCGAGGAGCCCGCCCGGGTGCCCGGTCGCGAACAGCACCCGCTCCGAGCCCGCCGCCGCCTTCCGCAGCCGCGCCGCCATCCGCTCCAGGGCGTCGACCGTCAGCTCGGGGTCGATGGTGTCCTGCCCGAACCGGTGCTCCGGGTCGTCGCTGACCCCGCAGCGCTCGGCCATCACGGCCAGCACGTCCTGCTCGTCGCACCACCGGTCCCCGAGCTCCAGGCCCAGCCAGTAGTGACGGTCGCCGTTGGCGAGCTTGCGGTAGTGGGAGAGGTTGTTGTCGCGGGGTGTGGCGACGTCTCCGGCGATACGCGTACGGACGAGGTGTTCGACGAGGGCGGCACGGCTGGGTATCGGCATGGAACCCATTGTGCCGTCCGGTGTGCGCAGTGTGCCGGGTGTCTTGTACGACGGACAGCCGGCACAGGCCGGACGCTAGGGAAGCCGGGTCGAGTACGTGACTTTCTTGAGGTGGTAGTACTGGGCGACGCACTGCGCCGGCCACGCCTTTCGGCCGTTGTCGCGGAACGGTTCCAACATCCCGCTGACCGACACCGGTGTGTACGGAAGCACTTGCGCACCACGCGCCACCTGCGCCTTCAGCGACCGGTCCTGCCGGTCCCAGCGCTCGGCGCGCGTCTCCATCCTCGGCTCCAGCCGCAGCAGCGGGACGGCAAGACCGACGCACGCCACGGCGCACACGGTACCGGCGGCCACCGCCGTGACCGCGGGGATCCGCCACCGGCGGGCGCGCAGTGCCCGTCCCAGCAGGGCTCCGACGCCGACGAGGAGCAGCACGTACAGCAGCAGGAAGTCGCCCCAGATGCGCGACGCGGTCACCACGCCCTTCCCGAAGGCCGGGTAGGCGATGACGGTGCAGAGGTAGCCGGAGACCAGGAAGGCGAGGGATCCGGCGACGACCAGGAGGAGAAGCCGGCGCCACAGAGGCCCGGACGCCTGCCCTCCGCCCTCTCCGTCGCTGCCGCCCTCCCCGCCACTGCTTCTGCGTACCAGCAGCCCCAGCAGTACGCCGACGGCGACCGCTCCCAGGTACTGCCAGGTCGTGCAGATCGTCTCCAGGATCTGCCCGAACGCCCGCAGCGCCGCGGTCAGGGTCTCCGGGCCGAACACGGAGGAGGGGTCGGCGGCGAACCGCAGACGCCGTGCGCGTGCGCCGGGCGACACGTACAGGATGACCGCTCCGATCACGATCCCGGCGAAGGCGAGCGCGCACCAGACGCGCGCATGCGTCCTGCCCGGCGCGGGAAAGGCCCAGCGGCTGACCAGCAGGACGGTGGAGAGCACGACGAGCGCGACGACCGAGGTCTCCTCCGACAGCATGCCGATGAAGATCCCGGCCACGTACGCGACGCCTGAGGCGAAGACGCGTCCCCGCCAGGTCCGTGCGCACAGCAGGGGGATCACGGCCGCGCAGGCCAGCACGGGGGCGAGGGTGTGCGAGACGGAGGAGGCGGGCCAGTAGAACGTCTTGTACGTGTTGACCGTCGCGAGGAGGAAGACCGCCGTCGTCATCGCCGCCACGAGCAGCGCGAGCCCGCGCGGCCCGGTCAGGCCGGCTCTCTTGAGCACCGAGGCGGTCAGCGCCCAGAGGATGCCCAGCATGAGCACCCCGCTGACCAGGGCGAACCACCGGTGGCCCGGGACGCCGAAGGCCCCGTACGCGACGACCAGCAGCGCGTTGGCGACGCGTCCGTTGTCGTGCTGGAAGAACTTGTCGATCATTCCGGAGGCGCCCTCGTCCCGTACGACCGGGAGGAAGCACCAGTCGTCCGCTCCCGGGCGGACCAGGCGGCCGATCCAGAAGGCCACGCCGAGCAGGGCGAGCGGCAGCAGGGCGAGGGCCGCCGTCCACTGCAGTGCGGGACGTGGGCGGTCGCCCGGCTGGAGGGATTCCACGCTCTCCTGCTGTACGTCAGCGGTTTTCACGGTGTCCGCGCTCATGTGCACTGGTGCCTTTCGTACGTTGCTCGCGACGTGCGCGCCAAGAGGTTCAGGCGGTGTGGGTTCAAGGTGTGGTGTGTCCGGCACGGCTCCGGGTCAGGGCGGCGGGCTGCCGGGCCGGGGCGGCACCGGAGTCGATGGCCCAGCGGGCGAGCAGGAACGAGAAGGGGGTGGCGAGGATTCCCGCGGCCAGGGCGGCGGTGTTCTCGCCCAGGCCCAGCCTGCTGACGCCGAGGTGGAGCAGGACGCCGGTGAGGACGAGATTGACGGCGCTCGACAGGGGATACCGGGCGAAGGCGTGCCAGGTCGGTTTCGTACGGCAGGTGAGGTGCGAGTTGAGCAGGAACGATCCGACAATGCTGATCGCGAATCCGACGACATGCGCGGTCAGATAGGGAATCCAGGTGTTCAGCGAGGCGTATACCGCCAGGTACACCGCCGTATTGATGGTTCCGATCATCGCGAAAACGACGAACTGGCGTACGGTGCGGGACCTGGCGGCCCCGAGCGCGGTCGACCCGGTGGGCGCCGCAGCCCGCCTCTCGGCCGCCGGTGCGGACGGGGCGACACGGAACTCATCCGCAGTTCCCGCCGGGCCGCCGACCGGAGTACCTACCGGAACATCGATCGTGAGGGCATTCGGGGGCTCGCTCCGGGGAACCTCGGGAGGCGTCTTCGGGGATTCGTCCGTCTCACGCACCACATAGTGCGGACGGTGTTTCGCCTCGCT
This sequence is a window from Streptomyces sp. NBC_01217. Protein-coding genes within it:
- a CDS encoding phosphatase, translating into MPIPSRAALVEHLVRTRIAGDVATPRDNNLSHYRKLANGDRHYWLGLELGDRWCDEQDVLAVMAERCGVSDDPEHRFGQDTIDPELTVDALERMAARLRKAAAGSERVLFATGHPGGLLDVHRQTAAALRAAGCEIVRIPSGLVADEGMVFQFADVAVQERGATLWHTHSPAPMAAILDGLEREERPLPDLVVADHGWAGCAAQRGLDAVGYADCNDPALFLGEAEGTLQVAVPLDDHVLDPRFYDPLTDYLLDAAGLI
- a CDS encoding DUF6056 family protein, with protein sequence MSADTVKTADVQQESVESLQPGDRPRPALQWTAALALLPLALLGVAFWIGRLVRPGADDWCFLPVVRDEGASGMIDKFFQHDNGRVANALLVVAYGAFGVPGHRWFALVSGVLMLGILWALTASVLKRAGLTGPRGLALLVAAMTTAVFLLATVNTYKTFYWPASSVSHTLAPVLACAAVIPLLCARTWRGRVFASGVAYVAGIFIGMLSEETSVVALVVLSTVLLVSRWAFPAPGRTHARVWCALAFAGIVIGAVILYVSPGARARRLRFAADPSSVFGPETLTAALRAFGQILETICTTWQYLGAVAVGVLLGLLVRRSSGGEGGSDGEGGGQASGPLWRRLLLLVVAGSLAFLVSGYLCTVIAYPAFGKGVVTASRIWGDFLLLYVLLLVGVGALLGRALRARRWRIPAVTAVAAGTVCAVACVGLAVPLLRLEPRMETRAERWDRQDRSLKAQVARGAQVLPYTPVSVSGMLEPFRDNGRKAWPAQCVAQYYHLKKVTYSTRLP
- a CDS encoding cation diffusion facilitator family transporter, yielding MNDAETGGGESTFTVVVAAAANLGIAVAKAVAGIVSGSSAMLSEAAHSVADTVTELMLLTALKRSEKPADEEHPLGYGPERYIWAMLASVATFVGGAVFAVYDGIHTLVRGEELGDPLVSYLVLAAAFLLEGYSLRTGLRQVRGEAARLGAPAAHYLRHTPDTAVKAVVMEDSAALVGLLLAAGGLLGGQLSGSGMWDGIASILIGALLVYVAWVLGRSNAQLLIGRPLPKEMRAGVREELLSVPHIIEVLELTTLIQGPTEVLVAAKIDFRDASTAEQIEWACEEAEEQLQERYPAIRRVYLDPTPGLGQQRRAAGSRPPGG